In Hemitrygon akajei chromosome 9, sHemAka1.3, whole genome shotgun sequence, the following are encoded in one genomic region:
- the LOC140733676 gene encoding actin-binding Rho-activating protein — protein sequence MEERESVHINELRTPEPYGIATLRQKWQKWAGDHREYQRSNPFSGAHVPAWEPHRAGEEYGRPKKGSKTEQRGKDAQRLVDREIEELLYIIRKNGEPGPDGNICVRFGKLFDAYVTISNKVVGLLLRARKHGLIDFDGEMLWQGRDDQVLITLLQ from the coding sequence ATGGAAGAGCGTGAAAGTGTCCACATAAACGAACTGCGGACGCCGGAGCCTTACGGAATAGCGACGCTGAGGCAAAAGTGGCAGAAATGGGCTGGTGACCACAGGGAATACCAGAGGAGTAATCCTTTCAGCGGCGCCCACGTCCCGGCTTGGGAACCGCACAGAGCGGGAGAGGAATACGGGCGGCCGAAAAAAGGATCAAAAACTGAGCAGAGGGGTAAAGATGCACAGCGCCTGGTCGATAGAGAAATCGAGGAATTGTTGTATATCATCCGAAAGAACGGAGAACCCGGTCCAGATGGGAACATTTGCGTGAGGTTTGGAAAGTTGTTTGACGCCTATGTGACAATTTCCAATAAAGTGGTGGGGCTTCTCTTACGAGCGAGGAAACACGGTCTGATTGACTTTGATGGGGAAATGCTGTGGCAAGGAAGGGACGATCAGGTTCTCATCACGCTGCTGCAGTGA